In the Topomyia yanbarensis strain Yona2022 chromosome 3, ASM3024719v1, whole genome shotgun sequence genome, one interval contains:
- the LOC131692922 gene encoding general odorant-binding protein 68-like isoform X3 — MDKFTLSVLTLQILFLAGFTTAQPNPVCSKLPTLDGLLGNSTCCSFPMLLDAKIMNQCWNEQKNSTDTDTTKHCKSLECFFKKSNALKADNSLDRAVIETYLTTHLKDNAEWLPSIKQIALDNCLVSIEKDYSKMMDFFKTNKMELPEAGKCSMKPMLMSICVMAKGFAGCPAKHWNKGPNCDDWKKYLASCTDTIENTLEFYKQLDKAQ, encoded by the exons ATGGACAAATTTACACTTTCGGTGTTAACTCTACAGATTTTATTTTTGGCGGGG TTTACAACCGCTCAACCAAACCCTGTCTGTTCGAAGTTACCGACGCTGGACGGTTTACTTGGGAATAGT ACATGTTGTTCCTTCCCAATGTTACTGGACGCAAAAATAATGAATCAATGCTGGAATGAGCAAAAGAATTCAACTGACACAGACACGACCAAACACTGC AAATCCTTGGAATGCTTTTTCAAGAAAAGCAACGCTCTGAAAGCAGATAATTCTCTGGATCGAGCTGTTATTGAGACGTACTTAACAACCCATCTGAAGGATAATGCAGAATGGCTACCGTCGATAAAGCAGATCGCCCTGGACAACTGTCTGGTGAGTATTGAGAAGGACTACAGCAAAATGATGGATTTCTTCAAGACGAACAAAATGGAACTGCCCGAGGCGGGAAAGTGTTCCATGAAACCGATGCTGATGAGTATTTGCGTTATGGCGAAGGGATTTGCG GGCTGTCCGGCGAAGCATTGGAACAAAG GTCCAAACTGTGACGATTGGAAAAAGTATCTAGCAAGTTGTACGGATACCATCGAAAACACACTGGAGTTCTACAAGCAGCTCGACAAAGCCCAATGA
- the LOC131692922 gene encoding general odorant-binding protein 68-like isoform X2, whose translation MDKFTLSVLTLQVLFLAGFTTAQPNPVCSKLPTLDGLLGNSTCCSFPMLLDAKIMNQCWNEQKNSTDTDTTKHCKSLECFFKKSNALKADNSLDRAVIETYLTTHLKDNAEWLPSIKQIALDNCLVSIEKDYSKMMDFFKTNKMELPEAGKCSMKPMLMSICVMAKGFAGCPAKHWNKGPNCDDWKKYLASCTDTIENTLEFYKQLDKAQ comes from the exons ATGGACAAATTTACACTTTCCGTGTTAACTCTACAGGTTTTATTTTTGGCGGGG TTTACAACCGCTCAACCAAACCCTGTCTGTTCGAAGTTACCGACGCTGGACGGTTTACTTGGGAATAGT ACATGTTGTTCCTTCCCAATGTTACTGGACGCAAAAATAATGAATCAATGCTGGAATGAGCAAAAGAATTCAACTGACACAGACACGACCAAACACTGC AAATCCTTGGAATGCTTTTTCAAGAAAAGCAACGCTCTGAAAGCAGATAATTCTCTGGATCGAGCTGTTATTGAGACGTACTTAACAACCCATCTGAAGGATAATGCAGAATGGCTACCGTCGATAAAGCAGATCGCCCTGGACAACTGTCTGGTGAGTATTGAGAAGGACTACAGCAAAATGATGGATTTCTTCAAGACGAACAAAATGGAACTGCCCGAGGCGGGAAAGTGTTCCATGAAACCGATGCTGATGAGTATTTGCGTTATGGCGAAGGGATTTGCG GGCTGTCCGGCGAAGCATTGGAACAAAG GTCCAAACTGTGACGATTGGAAAAAGTATCTAGCAAGTTGTACGGATACCATCGAAAACACACTGGAGTTCTACAAGCAGCTCGACAAAGCCCAATGA
- the LOC131692922 gene encoding general odorant-binding protein 68-like isoform X1 — protein sequence MDKFTLSVLTLQILFLAGFTTAQPNPVCSKIPTLDGLLGNSTCCSFPMLLDAKIMNQCWNEQKNSTDTDTTKHCKSLECFFKKSNALKADNSLDRAVIETYLTTHLKDNAEWLPSIKQIALDNCLVSIEKDYSKMMDFFKTNKMELPEPGKCSMKPMLMSICVMAKGFAGCPAKHWNKGPNCDDWKKYLASCTDTIENTLEFYKQLDKAQ from the exons ATGGACAAATTTACACTTTCGGTGTTAACTCTACAGATTTTATTTTTGGCGGGG TTTACAACCGCTCAACCAAACCCTGTCTGTTCGAAAATACCGACGTTGGATGGTTTACTTGGAAATAGT ACATGTTGTTCCTTCCCAATGTTACTGGACGCAAAAATAATGAATCAATGCTGGAATGAGCAAAAGAATTCAACTGACACAGACACGACCAAACACTGC AAATCCTTGGAATGCTTTTTCAAGAAAAGCAACGCTCTGAAAGCAGATAATTCTCTGGATCGAGCTGTAATTGAGACGTACTTAACAACCCATCTGAAGGATAATGCAGAATGGCTACCGTCGATAAAGCAGATCGCGCTGGACAACTGTCTGGTGAGTATTGAGAAGGACTACAGCAAAATGATGGATTTCTTCAAGACGAACAAAATGGAACTACCCGAGCCGGGAAAGTGTTCCATGAAACCGATGCTGATGAGTATTTGTGTCATGGCGAAGGGATTTGCG GGCTGTCCGGCGAAGCATTGGAACAAAG GTCCAAACTGTGACGATTGGAAAAAGTATCTAGCAAGTTGTACGGATACCATCGAAAACACACTGGAGTTCTACAAGCAGCTCGACAAAGCCCAATGA